Proteins encoded together in one Coffea arabica cultivar ET-39 chromosome 2c, Coffea Arabica ET-39 HiFi, whole genome shotgun sequence window:
- the LOC113727086 gene encoding nuclear transcription factor Y subunit A-1-like isoform X1 has product MPTIARNEGRQLETEVHNITSSRVYTQPWWRGYESTCLPSPGESVNGSVSESVTKERDTSVAPPSESNGSGGQGPQQVKHAPSTIPMSGHLDSPSQMELVGHSIMLTPYPYPDPAYGGVITYGAPVHPQYFGIHQTRMPLPLQMEEEPVYVNAKQYHGILRRRQSRAKAEMEKKIMKGRKPYLHESRHQHAMRRARGSGGRFLNTKKLENNESKSSKSASKEQTKCGDAVPTQSGNSSGSEHLSTDCNGHSDQLREKKLMLSNGNGRGISSFYYQQPSGSERGRQHFNQESWSLLVNQAPRGAASSN; this is encoded by the exons ATGCCCACTATAGCTAGAAATGAAGGTAGGCAGCTTGAGACTGAAGTCCACAATATTACCTCATCAAGAGTCTACACACAGCCTTGGTGGCGGGGTTATGAAAGTACATGCCTGCCTTCTCCAGGGGAAAGTGTAAATGGTTCTGTCAGTGAAAGCGTCACCAAGGAAAGGGACACCAGTGTGGCTCCACCTTCTG AATCAAATGGAAGTGGCGGTCAAGGACCACAGCAAGTCAAACATGCACCATCAACCATACCTATGAGTGGGCATCTTGATTCCCCTTCTCAAATGGAACTTGTTGGCCATTCAATT ATGTTGACACCATACCCATATCCAGACCCAGCATATGGGGGAGTAATTACTTATGGGGCTCCG GTGCATCCTCAGTATTTTGGGATTCATCAGACGAGAATGCCTCTGCCTCTTCAGATGGAGGAAGAACCAGTCTACGTTAATGCAAAGCAGTATCATGGAATACTGAGGAGAAGGCAGTCACGTGCTAAAGCAGAGATGGAGAAAAAGATTATGAAAGGGAGGAAG CCATATCTTCACGAATCTCGGCATCAACATGCTATGAGAAGAGCCAGGGGTTCTGGTGGTCGTTTCCTTAATACCAAAAAGCTCGAAAACAATGAATCAAAATCGTCCAAATCTGCATCAAAGGAGCAGACAAAGTGTGGGGATGCTGTGCCAACACAATCTGGCAACTCATCAGGTTCTGAGCATCTATCAACTGACTGTAATGGACATTCTGATCAGTTGCGAGAGAAAAAGCTGATGCTTTCAAATGGCAATGGCCGTGGTATTTCATCATTTTATTATCAACAACCCAGTGGCAGTGAGCGAGGAAGACAGCATTTCAATCAGGAGAGTTGGAGCTTGCTGGTGAACCAAGCCCCACGTGGGGCTGCTTCTAGCAATTAA
- the LOC140035899 gene encoding uncharacterized protein: MEEEEGKNGARSNTIEDCESFHDSDYDFSKDDDGAIYKNCIPTVDRAPEQQISNLQATGEAEGASKSAADEKRKMAADMKGKNAADVKGKNAVRIKGKGASEKLLFKIVLMLISAFMLENKYLSMKSQIL, from the coding sequence ATGGAGGAAGAGGAGGGTAAGAATGGTGCACGGTCAAACACAATTGAGGATTGTGAAAGTTTTCATGATAGCGACTATGACTTTAGTAAGGATGATGATGGTGCAATATACAAGAATTGTATTCCTACTGTTGATAGGGCACCGGAGCAGCAAATTAGCAATCTACAAGCTACTGGTGAAGCTGAAGGAGCAAGTAAAAGTGCAGCTGATGAGAAGCGTAAAATGGCAGCTGATATGAAGGGCAAAAATGCAGCTGATGTGAAGGGTAAGAATGCAGTTCGTATTAAAGGCAAAGGGGCAAGTGAAAAGCTGCTATTCAAGATAGTGCTTATGTTGATTTCAGCATTTATGCTGGAGAACAAATACCTATCAATGAAGAGTCAAATTCTGTGA
- the LOC113727086 gene encoding nuclear transcription factor Y subunit A-1-like isoform X2, with translation MPTIARNEGRQLETEVHNITSSRVYTQPWWRGYESTCLPSPGESVNGSVSESVTKERDTSVAPPSESNGSGGQGPQQVKHAPSTIPMSGHLDSPSQMELVGHSIMLTPYPYPDPAYGGVITYGAPYFGIHQTRMPLPLQMEEEPVYVNAKQYHGILRRRQSRAKAEMEKKIMKGRKPYLHESRHQHAMRRARGSGGRFLNTKKLENNESKSSKSASKEQTKCGDAVPTQSGNSSGSEHLSTDCNGHSDQLREKKLMLSNGNGRGISSFYYQQPSGSERGRQHFNQESWSLLVNQAPRGAASSN, from the exons ATGCCCACTATAGCTAGAAATGAAGGTAGGCAGCTTGAGACTGAAGTCCACAATATTACCTCATCAAGAGTCTACACACAGCCTTGGTGGCGGGGTTATGAAAGTACATGCCTGCCTTCTCCAGGGGAAAGTGTAAATGGTTCTGTCAGTGAAAGCGTCACCAAGGAAAGGGACACCAGTGTGGCTCCACCTTCTG AATCAAATGGAAGTGGCGGTCAAGGACCACAGCAAGTCAAACATGCACCATCAACCATACCTATGAGTGGGCATCTTGATTCCCCTTCTCAAATGGAACTTGTTGGCCATTCAATT ATGTTGACACCATACCCATATCCAGACCCAGCATATGGGGGAGTAATTACTTATGGGGCTCCG TATTTTGGGATTCATCAGACGAGAATGCCTCTGCCTCTTCAGATGGAGGAAGAACCAGTCTACGTTAATGCAAAGCAGTATCATGGAATACTGAGGAGAAGGCAGTCACGTGCTAAAGCAGAGATGGAGAAAAAGATTATGAAAGGGAGGAAG CCATATCTTCACGAATCTCGGCATCAACATGCTATGAGAAGAGCCAGGGGTTCTGGTGGTCGTTTCCTTAATACCAAAAAGCTCGAAAACAATGAATCAAAATCGTCCAAATCTGCATCAAAGGAGCAGACAAAGTGTGGGGATGCTGTGCCAACACAATCTGGCAACTCATCAGGTTCTGAGCATCTATCAACTGACTGTAATGGACATTCTGATCAGTTGCGAGAGAAAAAGCTGATGCTTTCAAATGGCAATGGCCGTGGTATTTCATCATTTTATTATCAACAACCCAGTGGCAGTGAGCGAGGAAGACAGCATTTCAATCAGGAGAGTTGGAGCTTGCTGGTGAACCAAGCCCCACGTGGGGCTGCTTCTAGCAATTAA
- the LOC113727086 gene encoding nuclear transcription factor Y subunit A-1-like isoform X3: MSGHLDSPSQMELVGHSIMLTPYPYPDPAYGGVITYGAPVHPQYFGIHQTRMPLPLQMEEEPVYVNAKQYHGILRRRQSRAKAEMEKKIMKGRKPYLHESRHQHAMRRARGSGGRFLNTKKLENNESKSSKSASKEQTKCGDAVPTQSGNSSGSEHLSTDCNGHSDQLREKKLMLSNGNGRGISSFYYQQPSGSERGRQHFNQESWSLLVNQAPRGAASSN, from the exons ATGAGTGGGCATCTTGATTCCCCTTCTCAAATGGAACTTGTTGGCCATTCAATT ATGTTGACACCATACCCATATCCAGACCCAGCATATGGGGGAGTAATTACTTATGGGGCTCCG GTGCATCCTCAGTATTTTGGGATTCATCAGACGAGAATGCCTCTGCCTCTTCAGATGGAGGAAGAACCAGTCTACGTTAATGCAAAGCAGTATCATGGAATACTGAGGAGAAGGCAGTCACGTGCTAAAGCAGAGATGGAGAAAAAGATTATGAAAGGGAGGAAG CCATATCTTCACGAATCTCGGCATCAACATGCTATGAGAAGAGCCAGGGGTTCTGGTGGTCGTTTCCTTAATACCAAAAAGCTCGAAAACAATGAATCAAAATCGTCCAAATCTGCATCAAAGGAGCAGACAAAGTGTGGGGATGCTGTGCCAACACAATCTGGCAACTCATCAGGTTCTGAGCATCTATCAACTGACTGTAATGGACATTCTGATCAGTTGCGAGAGAAAAAGCTGATGCTTTCAAATGGCAATGGCCGTGGTATTTCATCATTTTATTATCAACAACCCAGTGGCAGTGAGCGAGGAAGACAGCATTTCAATCAGGAGAGTTGGAGCTTGCTGGTGAACCAAGCCCCACGTGGGGCTGCTTCTAGCAATTAA